In Citrobacter sp. RHB25-C09, the following proteins share a genomic window:
- a CDS encoding aldo/keto reductase, whose protein sequence is MRRYVLADWRIFGVDGRPEAIKNFASYSLQRLGVEVIDLYQPCRADPNVPYEESIGAIADLIKEGKVRHLGVSEVGADLLRRAVRISFQCWG, encoded by the coding sequence ATGCGGCGCTATGTTCTCGCCGACTGGCGCATTTTCGGCGTCGATGGCCGCCCGGAGGCGATAAAGAATTTTGCCTCTTACTCCCTGCAACGCCTGGGCGTGGAAGTTATTGACCTCTATCAACCGTGTCGCGCCGATCCAAACGTGCCTTATGAAGAAAGCATCGGCGCGATTGCTGACCTCATTAAAGAGGGCAAGGTTCGCCATCTTGGCGTTTCCGAAGTCGGCGCTGATCTGCTGCGTCGCGCAGTGAGGATATCGTTCCAGTGCTGGGGATGA
- a CDS encoding EmmdR/YeeO family multidrug/toxin efflux MATE transporter has translation MRFQLSSLRSILNVSAALRQAVSRTPWYAKRKSYKVLFWREITPLAVPIFLENTCVLLMGVLSTFLVSWLGKEAMAGVGLADSFNMVIMAFFAAIDLGTTVVVAFSLGKRDPRRARAAARQSLVIMTLFAVILAAVIHYFGAQIIHVVAGEATEEVKALALTYLELTVISYPAAAIALIGSGALRGAGNTKIPLLINGGMNILNIIISSILIYGVFSWPGLGFVGAGLGLTISRYIGAVAIIWVLMIGFNPALRITLKSYFKPLNFAIIWEVMGIGIPASIESVLFNGGKLLTQMFVAGMGTSVIAGNFIAFSIAALINLPGNALGSASTIITGRRLGNGQIAQAEIQLRHVFWLSTIGLTAIAWLSAPFAGLMASFYTRDQEVKDVVVILIWLNAAFMPIWAASWVLPSGFKGARDARFAMWVSMLGMWGCRVIAGYTLGIVLGWGVVGVWMGMFFDWAVRAALFYWRMVSGRWLWKYPRPSHKKVTKTPVATE, from the coding sequence ATGAGGTTTCAACTTTCTTCTCTAAGGTCCATTTTGAACGTCTCCGCAGCCTTACGTCAGGCCGTCTCTCGCACGCCCTGGTATGCTAAACGCAAGAGTTATAAGGTGCTTTTCTGGCGTGAAATTACGCCGCTTGCCGTGCCTATTTTTCTGGAGAATACCTGTGTTTTACTGATGGGCGTACTCAGTACGTTTCTGGTCAGTTGGCTGGGGAAGGAGGCGATGGCGGGAGTCGGTCTGGCTGATAGCTTTAATATGGTGATTATGGCCTTCTTCGCCGCGATCGATCTGGGAACGACGGTGGTGGTGGCCTTTAGCCTTGGCAAGCGAGATCCCAGGCGTGCCCGGGCGGCTGCCAGACAATCTCTGGTGATTATGACGCTGTTTGCCGTGATTCTGGCAGCGGTGATTCACTATTTTGGCGCGCAGATTATTCACGTCGTGGCCGGCGAGGCGACGGAAGAAGTCAAAGCACTGGCGCTGACCTACCTCGAATTAACGGTAATAAGCTATCCTGCGGCGGCAATTGCGCTGATTGGTAGCGGCGCGCTGCGCGGGGCAGGGAATACCAAAATCCCGCTGCTGATTAATGGTGGCATGAATATCCTCAATATCATTATTAGTAGCATCCTGATTTACGGTGTATTTTCCTGGCCTGGGCTTGGGTTCGTGGGCGCTGGATTAGGACTCACTATTTCACGTTATATTGGTGCGGTGGCGATCATCTGGGTGCTGATGATCGGCTTTAATCCGGCGCTGCGTATCACGCTGAAGAGCTATTTCAAGCCGCTGAATTTCGCGATTATCTGGGAAGTCATGGGAATTGGTATTCCTGCCAGTATTGAGTCCGTGCTTTTCAACGGCGGCAAGTTGTTAACCCAGATGTTTGTGGCTGGCATGGGGACCAGTGTGATCGCCGGTAATTTTATTGCCTTCTCCATTGCTGCATTAATTAACCTGCCGGGTAATGCGTTAGGATCGGCATCCACGATCATTACGGGCAGACGACTGGGAAATGGCCAAATTGCGCAGGCGGAAATTCAACTACGACACGTATTCTGGCTTTCTACGATTGGCCTCACGGCCATTGCATGGTTAAGCGCACCGTTCGCCGGACTGATGGCCTCGTTTTATACCCGCGATCAGGAAGTGAAAGATGTCGTTGTGATCCTGATCTGGCTTAACGCGGCGTTTATGCCCATCTGGGCGGCTTCATGGGTGCTACCTTCCGGCTTTAAGGGGGCGCGTGATGCGAGGTTCGCCATGTGGGTGTCGATGCTTGGCATGTGGGGCTGCCGTGTCATCGCGGGCTATACGCTGGGCATCGTGCTTGGCTGGGGCGTGGTCGGCGTCTGGATGGGGATGTTCTTTGATTGGGCGGTACGCGCTGCGCTGTTTTACTGGCGAATGGTCAGCGGGCGATGGCTGTGGAAATACCCACGCCCATCCCATAAAAAGGTGACAAAAACACCCGTTGCGACGGAATAA
- a CDS encoding nuclear transport factor 2 family protein, giving the protein MHTYLEDRQQITDLLTGWIHRDLGEWEQLRELFHPDGTIEITWFEGLSSDFVDGSIRMGASDARTKHLIGTPVVTFNADATKAIVETNAMIIAENVKLNIGCTTHNRFYDMAEKRNGVWKLLHRQSIYDMGSFTFPLGMVDIDQETLKKYPREYAALAYLLDKSGFPVNRIFATRGSDLEKQMKEASQRWLVA; this is encoded by the coding sequence ATGCATACTTATCTGGAAGATCGTCAACAAATTACCGACCTGCTTACGGGATGGATCCATCGCGATCTTGGCGAGTGGGAGCAACTACGCGAGCTGTTCCACCCAGATGGCACTATTGAGATCACCTGGTTTGAAGGTCTGTCCAGCGATTTTGTCGACGGCTCGATACGCATGGGCGCATCAGACGCGCGCACCAAACACCTGATCGGTACGCCGGTCGTCACCTTCAATGCCGACGCTACCAAAGCGATTGTCGAAACTAACGCGATGATCATCGCTGAAAACGTGAAGCTGAATATCGGCTGCACCACCCACAACCGCTTTTACGACATGGCGGAAAAACGTAACGGCGTCTGGAAGCTGCTCCACCGCCAGAGTATTTACGATATGGGCAGCTTTACCTTTCCGCTCGGCATGGTCGATATCGATCAAGAGACGCTGAAAAAGTACCCGCGTGAATACGCAGCGCTGGCCTATCTGCTGGATAAAAGCGGCTTCCCGGTTAATCGCATCTTCGCGACCCGCGGCAGCGATCTTGAGAAGCAAATGAAGGAAGCAAGCCAGCGCTGGCTGGTGGCCTGA
- the shiA gene encoding shikimate transporter — protein MDSTAITTSSEDEIPSLSRARRAALGSFAGAVVDWYDFLIYGITAALVFNSEFFPQVSPAMGTLAAFATFGVGFLFRPLGGVIFGHFGDRLGRKRMLMLTVWMMGIATALIGILPSFTAIGWWAPALLVLLRAIQGFAVGGEWGGATLLSVESAPENKKAFYSSGVQVGYGVGLLLSTGLISLISYLTTDEQFLSWGWRIPFLFSIVLVLGALWIRNGMEESAVFEQQKQQAPEKKARLPVMEALIRHPGAFLKIIALRLCELLTMYIVTAFALNFSTQNLGLPRELFLNIGLLVGGLSCVTIPCFAWLADRFGRRRIYITGALIGSLSAFPFFMALESQSLFWIVFFSLMLANIAHDMVVCVQQPMFTDMFGAGYRYSGAGVGYQVASVVGGGFTPFIAAALVTFSGGDWHSVALYLLAGCLISATTALLMKDKQSD, from the coding sequence ATGGACTCCACCGCTATCACCACATCCTCAGAGGATGAAATACCCTCACTCAGTCGTGCGCGCCGCGCTGCGCTGGGGAGTTTTGCCGGTGCCGTTGTCGACTGGTACGACTTTCTGATCTACGGCATAACCGCAGCTCTGGTGTTTAACAGCGAGTTTTTCCCCCAGGTCAGCCCGGCCATGGGAACGCTCGCTGCCTTTGCCACCTTTGGCGTCGGATTTCTGTTCCGCCCGTTGGGTGGCGTCATCTTTGGTCACTTCGGCGATCGCCTCGGTCGTAAACGAATGCTCATGCTGACTGTATGGATGATGGGCATTGCCACTGCGTTAATTGGCATCCTTCCCTCATTTACGGCTATCGGCTGGTGGGCACCCGCGCTGCTTGTTCTGCTACGGGCTATTCAGGGGTTTGCCGTGGGCGGCGAATGGGGCGGCGCCACATTACTGTCGGTGGAAAGCGCGCCGGAAAACAAAAAAGCGTTTTACAGCAGTGGCGTTCAGGTGGGGTATGGCGTGGGTTTGTTGCTTTCAACCGGTCTTATTTCCCTAATCAGTTATCTCACCACCGATGAACAATTCCTGAGCTGGGGCTGGCGTATTCCGTTCCTGTTCAGCATTGTGCTAGTGCTTGGCGCGCTGTGGATAAGAAACGGCATGGAAGAATCTGCCGTATTCGAGCAACAAAAACAGCAGGCACCAGAAAAGAAAGCCCGTCTGCCGGTGATGGAAGCGCTTATTCGCCATCCGGGTGCGTTTTTAAAGATCATTGCTCTGCGTCTGTGCGAACTTCTGACCATGTATATTGTGACCGCTTTCGCCCTGAACTTTTCTACACAGAACCTGGGGCTACCCCGCGAGCTCTTTTTGAATATTGGGCTGCTGGTCGGAGGGCTGAGCTGCGTGACGATCCCCTGTTTTGCCTGGCTGGCAGATCGTTTTGGTCGTCGGCGCATCTATATTACCGGTGCGCTGATCGGCTCGTTAAGCGCCTTCCCGTTCTTTATGGCCCTGGAGTCGCAATCACTCTTCTGGATCGTATTTTTTTCGCTGATGCTTGCCAACATCGCTCATGACATGGTGGTCTGTGTACAACAACCGATGTTCACCGACATGTTTGGTGCGGGCTACCGATACAGCGGCGCAGGGGTTGGCTATCAGGTTGCCAGCGTTGTCGGTGGAGGTTTCACCCCTTTCATCGCTGCGGCGCTGGTCACCTTTTCAGGCGGCGACTGGCACAGCGTGGCCCTCTACCTTCTGGCTGGCTGTCTGATTTCGGCGACCACCGCATTGCTGATGAAAGACAAGCAATCCGACTGA
- the ldtA gene encoding L,D-transpeptidase codes for MLPRVKILCSLIMLLAGQSALAVSYPLPPEGSRLVGEPLTITIPDQNTQPLETFAAQYGQGLSNMLEANPDVDVFLPVSGSTLVVPQQIILPATVRQGIVINVAEMRLYYYPKDSNSVEILPIGIGEAGRETPRNWVTRVERKQEAPSWTPTANTRREYAKRGESLPAFVPPGPDNPMGLYAIYIGKLYAIHGTNANFGIGLRVSQGCIRLRNDDIAYLFQNVPVGTRVQIIDQPVKTTTEPDGSRWIEVHEPLSRNRTEYESDKKVPLPITPVMRSFMQGAGVDTHRVSEALERRSGMPVKITQG; via the coding sequence ATGTTGCCTCGTGTGAAAATACTGTGTTCACTTATTATGCTGCTTGCAGGCCAGAGCGCGCTGGCTGTCAGCTATCCGTTACCGCCTGAAGGGAGTCGTCTGGTTGGCGAACCGCTGACCATTACCATTCCGGATCAGAATACTCAACCGCTGGAAACCTTCGCCGCCCAGTACGGGCAAGGGTTGAGTAATATGCTTGAAGCTAACCCGGACGTGGATGTGTTTCTCCCTGTGTCGGGTTCAACGCTGGTGGTGCCGCAGCAAATTATTTTACCCGCCACCGTGAGACAGGGCATCGTCATTAACGTGGCGGAAATGCGTCTGTATTACTATCCAAAAGACAGCAATAGCGTTGAGATTTTGCCGATTGGTATTGGTGAGGCAGGGCGCGAAACGCCGCGAAATTGGGTAACTCGCGTTGAGCGCAAGCAGGAAGCGCCGAGTTGGACGCCGACAGCCAATACCCGCCGTGAATACGCCAAAAGAGGGGAAAGTTTACCGGCTTTCGTCCCGCCGGGTCCTGATAACCCGATGGGATTGTATGCAATCTATATCGGTAAGCTGTACGCTATTCATGGCACCAATGCCAACTTCGGTATTGGGCTGCGAGTAAGCCAGGGATGTATCCGTTTACGCAACGATGATATCGCGTATCTGTTCCAGAATGTTCCGGTCGGTACACGCGTACAGATCATCGATCAGCCGGTAAAAACGACCACCGAACCGGATGGCAGTCGCTGGATTGAGGTGCACGAACCGCTTTCTCGCAATCGCACAGAATACGAGTCGGATAAGAAAGTCCCTCTTCCCATCACGCCAGTTATGCGCAGCTTTATGCAGGGGGCGGGTGTGGACACGCATCGCGTAAGCGAAGCGCTCGAACGCCGCTCAGGGATGCCGGTGAAAATAACGCAGGGTTGA
- a CDS encoding antibiotic biosynthesis monooxygenase, with the protein MIKTLPRLLLLTFLIASRYALAATSTEIKQPQAPVTAITPINVSPGDSDSAVNAWNSRTASLTKAPGFISATLYQSVLPGSPWPLIEIVQWQSYTTWTKAHDNPGRNSLTGFYRPAVAYFNLAARHESQLPEALLNRVKKDPAFSHPESPFVFINLMEMAPEDATTFIADWKIRSQLTRQQAGSMNATLYRAVLPDERYSIINVSQWQSYNAFVDAQNDPTYSRQLQNNLNQTSSIKLIRGFFRPVAYQIQTYD; encoded by the coding sequence ATGATAAAAACACTGCCCCGATTGCTGTTGCTCACTTTCCTTATCGCATCCAGATACGCGCTGGCGGCAACGTCCACTGAGATCAAACAACCGCAGGCACCCGTTACCGCCATCACCCCGATTAATGTGTCGCCAGGCGATAGCGACAGCGCGGTTAACGCGTGGAATTCACGCACAGCCAGCCTGACGAAAGCACCCGGTTTTATCAGCGCCACCCTGTATCAGTCGGTTTTGCCCGGGAGTCCCTGGCCGCTGATCGAAATCGTGCAATGGCAATCATATACCACCTGGACAAAAGCCCATGACAATCCGGGTCGCAACAGCCTGACCGGGTTCTACCGCCCGGCGGTCGCCTATTTCAATTTAGCTGCCCGTCATGAGAGCCAACTCCCTGAAGCGCTGCTGAACAGGGTCAAAAAAGATCCCGCATTCAGCCATCCCGAATCGCCTTTTGTTTTTATCAACCTGATGGAGATGGCGCCAGAAGACGCGACGACGTTTATTGCCGACTGGAAAATCCGCTCGCAGTTGACCCGTCAGCAGGCTGGTTCCATGAACGCCACGCTCTACAGGGCGGTGCTGCCGGACGAGCGTTATTCGATTATCAACGTCAGCCAGTGGCAATCCTATAATGCGTTTGTGGATGCCCAGAACGATCCGACGTACTCCCGACAGTTGCAAAACAACCTGAACCAGACCAGCAGCATCAAACTAATTCGCGGCTTTTTCCGCCCGGTGGCTTATCAGATTCAGACCTACGATTAA
- a CDS encoding LysR substrate-binding domain-containing protein — protein sequence MELRHLRYFLAVAEEGHFGRAAERLNIVPPALSMQIKALEEELGGPLFLRTSRKVVLTEAGRLLQVEAQRTLDQAENARLAVQRSIRGESGRVRVGFAGNAVFSGKLTKDMRAFRKAYPDVELVAREVAPLLLADAILSGQLDIGYMPDHSLLNVQGLLSETVGVWNRLVAIADDHPLADCPYLTVDMLADEPIIFYDSHSADEPLYTALTRILGRAPQTAHRTSSTLSVLTLAAAGQGLALVPEPLLNISIPGLVYRPLDAPELSANLMLISRQLEDSGAVQAYLTIARCLLAQ from the coding sequence ATGGAACTGCGTCACCTGCGCTATTTTCTCGCCGTCGCAGAGGAGGGGCATTTTGGTCGCGCCGCCGAGCGGTTAAATATTGTACCGCCTGCACTCAGTATGCAAATCAAAGCGCTGGAAGAGGAGCTGGGCGGTCCGCTGTTTCTGCGCACCAGCCGGAAAGTGGTGCTGACGGAAGCCGGACGGTTGTTGCAGGTGGAAGCCCAGCGCACGCTGGATCAGGCAGAAAATGCCCGGCTGGCGGTGCAGCGCTCGATACGCGGCGAAAGCGGTCGCGTGCGTGTTGGCTTTGCCGGAAACGCGGTGTTCAGCGGTAAACTGACAAAAGATATGCGGGCGTTTCGCAAAGCCTACCCTGATGTTGAGCTGGTGGCGCGTGAAGTGGCGCCGCTGTTGCTGGCAGATGCGATCCTCTCCGGGCAGCTCGATATTGGTTATATGCCGGATCACAGTCTCCTCAACGTCCAGGGACTGTTATCTGAAACGGTCGGTGTCTGGAACCGTCTGGTGGCTATCGCCGACGATCATCCGCTGGCCGATTGCCCGTATCTGACGGTGGATATGCTGGCAGATGAGCCGATCATTTTTTACGATAGTCATAGTGCGGATGAGCCGCTTTACACGGCGCTCACCCGAATACTGGGCCGCGCGCCCCAGACTGCGCATCGTACTTCCAGCACCCTAAGTGTCCTCACTCTGGCGGCCGCAGGACAAGGGCTGGCACTGGTGCCGGAGCCGTTGCTGAATATTTCTATTCCAGGGCTGGTGTACCGTCCGCTGGATGCACCGGAACTGTCGGCCAATCTGATGCTGATCAGTCGGCAGTTAGAGGATAGCGGTGCGGTACAGGCTTACCTGACCATCGCGCGTTGCCTGTTAGCGCAATAG
- a CDS encoding oxidoreductase, protein MLMNPSVALIGPGAIGTTIAAALHEVGRTPILCGRTAYPQLELRHDEGRIIVPGPVLINSTEITQPFDLIFVSVKATQTEAIARWLSVLCGKDSVVCALQNGVEQQHLASYTGGATVLPSVVWFPAQREPDASVWLRARPRLTLPDCPEAKRVLNALSGTRCTVELAADFTSVAWRKLLQNAVAGLMVLANRRAGMFSRPDITRLALAYLQECLAVARAEGAMLDDDVPQAIVDGFHSAPADLGTSILADRQANRPLEWDIRNGVVQRFGRKHGIPTPLSDVIVPLLAAGSDGPG, encoded by the coding sequence ATGTTGATGAATCCTTCTGTTGCACTTATCGGTCCTGGTGCTATCGGCACCACCATCGCAGCGGCATTGCATGAAGTAGGACGGACTCCCATTCTGTGTGGTCGTACTGCATACCCTCAACTAGAGCTACGCCATGATGAAGGACGGATAATTGTCCCGGGGCCTGTTCTCATCAATTCAACAGAAATAACCCAACCCTTTGATCTGATTTTTGTTTCCGTAAAAGCGACACAGACAGAGGCGATAGCACGCTGGCTTTCGGTCTTATGTGGCAAAGATTCAGTAGTATGTGCCCTTCAAAATGGCGTCGAACAGCAACACCTGGCCTCATACACTGGCGGTGCCACAGTGCTGCCTTCTGTGGTCTGGTTTCCGGCCCAACGGGAGCCGGACGCGTCTGTGTGGTTACGGGCCAGGCCGCGCCTCACCCTGCCGGATTGTCCTGAAGCGAAACGGGTGCTCAACGCGTTAAGCGGCACCCGTTGTACCGTTGAGCTGGCGGCTGATTTCACCTCTGTCGCCTGGCGCAAATTACTCCAGAATGCGGTGGCGGGACTGATGGTACTGGCGAACCGCCGCGCCGGCATGTTTAGTCGTCCTGATATCACCCGGCTTGCACTGGCTTATTTGCAAGAATGCCTCGCCGTCGCGCGTGCAGAAGGCGCCATGTTGGATGATGATGTACCGCAGGCAATAGTGGATGGATTCCATAGCGCTCCGGCTGATTTAGGAACCTCAATCCTGGCTGACAGGCAGGCAAACCGCCCGCTTGAATGGGACATTCGAAACGGGGTGGTACAGCGATTCGGGCGAAAACATGGCATCCCAACGCCGCTCAGTGATGTCATCGTTCCACTGCTGGCAGCAGGCAGCGACGGGCCTGGCTGA
- the dctP gene encoding TRAP transporter substrate-binding protein DctP — protein MKAGYIRQNLTALLLATSLLPTAASAAQTLIYSDHEPLGGMRTRFINDVFFPAIEKESLGRLKIDAHWGGELNTSYEALGKVSKGEVDMATVVPEYNAEQLPLHQIFKSFPVGPTDAQQVAFFRRVYADIPAFPAELKKNNVVSVFLETGYPLAFFSSKVMPDLGKIKGGTWRSASFWHRDFLQNAGAKPVTMPWGEPTYHALKTGAIDGMMLNVDSGYDLKAYQFASNVLISKDLWLGHLYILAMNEKTWDKLSPEDQAAILRAAQTAYKSLGAVMNQSFNTQIDDLRNVGATVRILKQEEVAQWQSTTHYQAAQAKWVKEQEAKGVNDAGTVMKQVNAIMDNAMHQKTH, from the coding sequence ATGAAAGCTGGATATATACGCCAAAACCTGACGGCCCTTTTACTCGCCACATCGCTGCTGCCCACTGCCGCGTCGGCGGCCCAGACGCTTATCTACAGCGATCATGAGCCATTGGGAGGCATGCGTACCCGTTTTATTAACGACGTATTTTTCCCGGCAATTGAAAAAGAGTCGCTGGGCCGCCTGAAGATCGACGCACACTGGGGTGGCGAGCTTAACACCAGCTACGAGGCGTTAGGCAAGGTCAGCAAGGGCGAAGTTGATATGGCAACCGTTGTGCCGGAGTACAACGCCGAGCAGCTGCCGCTGCATCAGATTTTCAAAAGCTTTCCTGTCGGCCCTACCGATGCGCAACAGGTTGCATTTTTCCGCCGCGTCTACGCCGATATCCCAGCCTTCCCGGCAGAGTTGAAGAAAAATAATGTGGTGAGCGTTTTTCTGGAAACCGGCTATCCGCTGGCCTTTTTCAGCAGCAAAGTCATGCCAGATCTGGGAAAAATTAAGGGGGGTACATGGCGTTCAGCCAGCTTCTGGCATCGCGATTTTCTGCAAAACGCGGGCGCGAAACCAGTGACCATGCCCTGGGGCGAGCCAACCTATCACGCGCTGAAAACCGGCGCGATTGACGGCATGATGCTGAACGTTGACAGCGGTTACGATCTGAAAGCATATCAGTTCGCGTCCAACGTGCTGATCTCCAAAGATTTGTGGCTGGGGCATCTTTACATTCTGGCAATGAACGAAAAAACCTGGGATAAGCTATCTCCGGAGGACCAGGCGGCGATCCTGCGTGCGGCACAAACCGCGTATAAGTCCCTGGGCGCGGTGATGAACCAGAGCTTTAACACCCAGATAGACGATTTGCGTAACGTCGGTGCCACGGTGCGTATCCTGAAACAGGAAGAAGTTGCTCAGTGGCAAAGCACCACCCACTACCAGGCCGCACAGGCGAAGTGGGTAAAAGAACAGGAAGCCAAAGGCGTGAACGATGCGGGAACGGTGATGAAGCAGGTTAACGCCATTATGGATAACGCCATGCATCAGAAGACGCACTAA
- a CDS encoding AMP nucleosidase produces the protein MKSKGSSLTPAQALEKLDTLYEQSVQALRSAIGRYIETGELPDPVARHNGLFVYPSLSVTWDGSATNPPKTRAYGRFTHAGCYTTTITRPTLFRPYLEEQLTLLAQDYGAHITVELSQHEIPYPYVIDGSELTLDRSMSAGLTRHFPTTELAQIGDETADGIYHPAEFSPLSHFDARRVDFSLARLRHYTGTPVEHFQPFVLFTNYTRYVDEFVRWGCSQILDPDSPYIALSCAGGIWITAETEAPEEAISDLAWKKHQMPAWHLVTADGQGITLINIGVGPSNAKTICDHLAVLRPDVWLMIGHCGGLRESQDIGDYVLAHAYLRDDQVLDAVLPPDIPIPSIAEVQRALYDATKMVSGMPGEEVKQRLRTGTVVTTSDRNWELRYSASALRFNLSRAVAIDMESATIAAQGYRFRVPYGTLLCVSDKPLHGEIKLPGQANRFYEGAISEHLQIGIHAIDLLRAEGDKLHSRKLRTFNEPPFR, from the coding sequence ATGAAGAGTAAGGGCTCAAGCCTGACGCCTGCACAGGCCCTGGAAAAACTTGATACGCTGTATGAGCAGTCGGTACAAGCGCTGCGCAGTGCGATTGGCAGGTATATTGAAACAGGTGAACTTCCGGACCCGGTTGCCCGTCACAACGGTCTGTTTGTGTATCCCTCACTTTCTGTCACCTGGGATGGTAGCGCGACGAATCCACCGAAAACCCGCGCCTATGGGCGTTTCACCCATGCCGGGTGCTATACCACCACCATTACCCGTCCGACGCTGTTCCGACCTTATCTTGAAGAACAATTGACGCTGCTCGCGCAGGATTATGGTGCGCATATTACGGTAGAACTGTCCCAGCATGAGATCCCTTATCCCTATGTAATTGACGGGTCGGAGTTGACGCTCGATCGCTCCATGAGCGCTGGATTAACCCGCCATTTCCCTACCACGGAACTGGCGCAGATTGGTGATGAAACTGCAGACGGGATTTATCATCCGGCAGAATTTTCCCCGCTCTCGCACTTTGACGCCCGCCGGGTCGATTTCTCTCTGGCGCGGTTACGCCATTACACCGGCACCCCGGTTGAACATTTTCAGCCGTTCGTGTTGTTTACCAACTACACCCGCTATGTTGATGAGTTTGTGCGTTGGGGATGCAGTCAGATACTCGATCCGGACAGCCCCTACATTGCCCTCTCTTGTGCTGGAGGGATCTGGATCACCGCAGAAACAGAAGCACCGGAAGAGGCTATTTCCGATCTGGCATGGAAAAAACATCAGATGCCGGCCTGGCACCTGGTTACCGCCGACGGGCAAGGCATTACGCTCATCAATATTGGTGTCGGCCCTTCCAACGCCAAAACCATTTGCGATCACCTGGCGGTATTACGCCCGGACGTCTGGCTGATGATTGGTCACTGTGGCGGTCTGCGTGAAAGCCAGGATATTGGCGATTATGTTCTCGCCCATGCTTATCTGCGTGACGACCAGGTGCTGGATGCAGTTTTGCCACCGGATATCCCAATCCCGAGTATCGCTGAAGTGCAGCGCGCGCTGTATGACGCGACAAAAATGGTCAGCGGAATGCCGGGTGAAGAGGTTAAACAGCGTCTGCGTACTGGTACAGTCGTCACCACCTCCGATCGTAACTGGGAACTGCGCTATTCCGCCTCGGCGCTACGCTTTAACCTGAGTCGAGCGGTGGCTATCGATATGGAGAGTGCCACCATTGCAGCACAAGGTTATCGCTTCCGCGTACCGTATGGCACGCTACTCTGCGTCTCGGACAAACCACTGCACGGTGAGATCAAGCTACCCGGTCAGGCCAACCGTTTTTATGAAGGGGCGATTTCAGAGCACTTGCAGATTGGTATCCATGCCATTGATCTGCTGCGTGCCGAAGGCGATAAGCTGCACTCACGTAAACTGCGTACCTTTAACGAACCGCCGTTCCGTTGA